Within the Hevea brasiliensis isolate MT/VB/25A 57/8 chromosome 2, ASM3005281v1, whole genome shotgun sequence genome, the region TCCGCAATGACTTCGAAAAGCTTGTCCCAATCACCAGAGCATCTGAAAAGCTTCAAAGTTCTGAGATTCTTTGACCCGATTATAAGCGGACCAAAACACTGTCCATTGTAAAGCTCCTTTAAACATATCGTTTTGAGCGAAGATGCGGCCAAACCTGGTCCAATAGGCTCAGCCGCCGCTCCATCGGTGATTCCGCGAAGCCGCTTTACTGATAACTCTTCAAGAAATGCACAGTTATCGAGGATTGCGTTCATACCTTTTGCTCCAAACGTGCATGATCCACACGAGAGCTTCTTCAAACCTTTACAATTCTTTGCAAAAGCTGCCATGCCGGCGTCGGTAACGTCACGGCAAGAACGAAGCTTGAGGCGAGTGAGATTCCGGCACCGGAACGAGATCGCTTGAAGGGCTTCATCGCCGATGCTCGCGGATCTACGGTCACATTTGAGAGCAAGTTTTGTCACAGCGTCGAAGCGTGAGAAGAGAGCATGTACCATAGGGAAGAGATCCGATTGAGCGTTGAGAGAAAGCCGGTGACGGCTCTGTCCCTCGATTCTTAGCCATCGGCGGCATACCAAAGAGCACCTTTTACGATCGCCGGAGCTAAGGGACTGAAAAATGAAAGCCAAGCACTCGTCAGGTAGAACCGAGATGTAGTCGGGTTCTCCATCGATGATTTCACAGTCGCTTGGTTCTTCATCTCGCATAGGGGAGATCAGAGCCGTTGATTTGGATTTGGAACCGTGGCTATGGTTAGATTCACGACCGCTCGATACTGCGGCCGTCGAAGAAGACTGGCCCATCCACGCAGACTAAGGTTTCAACTTCTCGCCCTGACCGCCTCCGCAGTGGAGCTTGGAGCTGCTGCTTTCTCAGAAACGTTGGTTGGTCTTTCTTCTTCGAGATGTTCAACGACGGCCCTGAAGCCGGATTTTCATTCCtcctttttttcccttttttggcagtttagtttcttttttttttttttttaatcttttgaaTAGCATAGTCTTCTCCACTCTGAGTTAATATATAAGGAGAGCGTCCTCACGTGCTTACCGTGGAGTATCTTCCCTTTATTTTTCTATCACCGTCCTTCGATCTGTAGATTTTCAAATGAGCGGCTCATAAATAATCATCCGTGATGTGGACACGATAAGACTTGGGATTTAGGTATGGTATCAACCTCTTAGAATTCTTTTCCTTGCGTTATTATTTTTTCTTGAAACATAAACAATTTCAATCTTTCCATTTCTTCCACGAAATCTTTTCGAAAAATCTTTTGCTATTATGAATCGCTCCGCACGGCAAAACATTGCTCATCCACAAACGTCAAGTACGATTGTTTTAAAACTAGTCGTTATtgacattattttatttttaaaatataatatatatttttatattttatattatttttttatattgtattaatgaaattttttaattataacattaataagtaaataaataaattaataaattatttttattttgatataaaatgataaataaagtataaaaaaattatatgagacttgacaattttaaaatattattattaaaattttttttcataaaattattattaaattttttaaaattttttcatggACTAATATATATCATTATTGTGGCAACTTATGGGAAAATCTTTTCTCCATCTTACCCCACATAATATCGAGATCAAAGAAAATTGATTTGGTACATGGCAGGTTAGATCAGATTCATAAACAATTACTATCCTTAATTTTACCCTTTTGGCAAGAGAGGATAGGCCATTTCAATTCATGTGGATGTCCCATATGCAATTTGATCTGATTGTTGTAGAAAATTAGGGTAGAGGAAAACTCCTTGGTGTAATAGTGGATAAATTTATGGATTCTTTAGAAGATTACAACTCTCACGTGTTTAGTAATATTTTTCATTGCAAGCAATAAGTATTGGCTATGCTAAGGGGAATTCAAATAGCAAAGGAGATTCAGTATTCAGTCAACCAGGCTAGGTCTTTTGAAGATTGGATCGAAATAAGAGTTGCACCTAATCTTATACCAAGAGAAGCTTTTGCAGTTTCAAAAAAGCATATCATAATGGATTCAATGGGGTGATAAAAACACTACTTATTTTCACCTTAAAACTATAAGACAGCGTAAGAGAAATAGGGTGGAGATGTTGAATCCTGACACTAGGAATGGATAGAGGACCCAAAGGTTTTGAAGGATATGGTTGTTGAGTTTTATATGCAGTTATATCTAGAAAAGTTTGTAATTCCTTCTTCTCTGCTATTGAGTGGTATGTTTCCTATTATTTGCACTACAATTTCAGAGAATTAGGTGGTGCCCATAGTTATTAAACCCAGTTCAAACTAGCCAATCAAATCAGTGAATCGAACCTCAAACTAGTCTGGGTTTGTAATCGGAACAGATAAGAAAGTGATCTAGTATAACCCGATTGACCCAGCCGTTCATAcatatttatagaaattatttttatgtaTCATATTTATCgaatacttttatataaaatttaaaatcaatattaaaatttatgtgataccccttacccgtctacagtatagccgagtaagatatgttacacagtgtactggaacactatattttatttcaatcatttattttatccttcctaatttaatttttttttcaaagttatgaagtacaatttgtgaaatataattcatttaagtcatttattgaaattataatttatttgaggttccgcaaattttatagaaaatccgacagagtaccggctacaaatagagaaaacagttcttcggaacctgtgaaaaacacttctaatattttcAGTCAACTTCATttaatcaacaaaatctcaatatttttttttcaacaacatttccatttctcaatcattcatctcatatgataatcatgtaaaagtcataaataaataatcacattttcattcataaacacaattttcactatttatattaataccaaaatacattacataagtttcaattacatatgagaaaataaaagttaattacaaaatacccaaaatgaaacctagtgtcctaccaatgcactgacgtcggtgaggtgacacggatactatgcagagctgcagaaggcctcacccagtctgtggtctactgggctctcggtcggtctctccagaacctacgcgtggcaaaagcaacgcgctaagcaataatgcttaatgatgccaataataatataaaaagaaataacagaaaataaatatgcagtgaatgtattgatgtctcattgcaaataaattttcgatgagtatttgtagtcttacttattttgtacttgttatattcatgatttcattaaatttatccactttcatttttggttgcccaagtaacctatactggatgactgaactggataaatgggtaaactggcactgggtatcaagtaccttaggccgtcacaccatcggtcacatatgtgtctcctggtgtgcaacagaacagctaataagctgtaataacattttaGGCACAATGCCAAGTATCaatataatgtcagaatggctaaaagccatgaaatcacagaatggcataatgtcatgtgcagtactgctaactgaaccctattggcatgccaacctatccaaaccaatcttgttaggtgtactagggcatgttacacatttatattttacaattcttgaaatttaagtttaggtgttactattcatttcattagtcaactaaaatgttgacttttgcattgacaataggtatattggtttaaatatcatcaacataccacattttgcattttaaatttgttggtattggttgccaataccaattctaagcttaaagttaattggatagaattttcagttttcaagctttgggtttactgttctattggtcatttttgcagtgagaatttagtaaaatgatcaacatgaaagttgttccttattttgtctagttgaatttccttttttgaatcactccatttggagttttgtagctcaagttatggcccaaagaccacaactggccggattaaaagtttgtccagaatttctggactgaccaaatctacattgTTATGAACAgtaactgcaactcactttttgattatgttctggtcataatttgcattaggtttcttcataaaagttgttggtctatatctcagcttgtagctggtaaaatttcaggtcaattgggcctttctacactgagttatggctaaatgatcaaacactgttcatttggtcattttgcccaggcagactgcaggtcacccggattagggcaagcttttggtccacttggtttggttttatgggcatggtttcttcaccaaagttgtgccattatatgtctagtttcatgtccaattggccttgcaccaattttacctctacaattcaagttattactgcccaaatctgctggactcatgcccagccctgcaggtcaccaagggcagcctagccaaactcaaatcccaagctacaactcacttcaattcttcatcatacatagccaaatggtcactaattgaccatttaaaatttcattcaccaacacatgaacaagatccaagtttttgtgtccaaaccctagctcaaattcaaggttcacacaacacatgtcaaaagacatactaatccatttcaaatttatgtctacacatcaacaccatttctaagccattttaaatccatcaaaaccatcaacattatcccttccttagggctaccaaattccatggtgtacatacacataagttttatttcatttgacttacaattcatactcattttaagtccctaacatggaataaagagagaaatatgcataaataagcactaaccacttgtagctcaaatccaagccaaccaagacagtaatttttctttactttcttactatttcttggctgccaaacacttctccttggtgtgagtataatttttagtgaagggaggataaggttttgaggtgaattgaagtgagaaatgaagcttaagggagctttaatggtgaaaaGGGTTTGGGAATGAGAAGGCCGCCGAAATTTTGAGAAAGAAGAgcagaaattttttttaatttttaactctttttttgtcctttttaattgatttaaaggtgcttgttaaaagatgattggtggagctctttttaaagacatcatatgatgtcataattaaatattttctttcattttctttttttcttttctctaatcatttttaattcaatttttagcaatatttattcacattttatgttataataattatttatttaactggacaagtcggccaacaatcacctctgaaggcgaaatgaccaaaatgccctccgtttggcttaacagaccaaaattgtctgtaccaattgaaaaattttcctaagtattttcttagcattctaatgccatagaaacctcaattacccttctctagagttccaaaaattattttatgaatttgcccccaggtctagggctcttagttgcgagaaccgcaacttcttactaggttacccatcgcttgggcaccggctcatttaacttggttgtatttcatttctaaaaattttcttaaatttttcttattaatatttgagttaattatggttcctcactttagtttaaatatttttccggacattttagctgtccggaccgacactgatcaccgaaacagtagaatgtacggagttgctacagggagggtgttacaactctttccctctaatttaaatttcgtcctcgaaatttacttgatgcaaacagttgagggaactattgcctcatcatctcttcactttcccaagttgcctcttcgatgttgtggtgtctccaaagcactttcaccagtgaaatctgtttattcctcaactctttcacttcccgagccaagatccgtatgggttcttcttcatatgtcaaatccggttgtacttcaatttattctatggagatgacatgtga harbors:
- the LOC110663493 gene encoding F-box protein At1g47056, coding for MGQSSSTAAVSSGRESNHSHGSKSKSTALISPMRDEEPSDCEIIDGEPDYISVLPDECLAFIFQSLSSGDRKRCSLVCRRWLRIEGQSRHRLSLNAQSDLFPMVHALFSRFDAVTKLALKCDRRSASIGDEALQAISFRCRNLTRLKLRSCRDVTDAGMAAFAKNCKGLKKLSCGSCTFGAKGMNAILDNCAFLEELSVKRLRGITDGAAAEPIGPGLAASSLKTICLKELYNGQCFGPLIIGSKNLRTLKLFRCSGDWDKLFEVIADRVTHMVEIHLERLQVSDVGLSAISNCLDLEILHLVKTPECTNLGLVSVAERCKLLRKLHIDGWKANRMGDDGLIAVAKNCPNLQELVLIGVNPTTSSLEMLASNCQNLERLALCGSDTVGDAEISCIAAKCVALKKLCIKSCPVSDHGMEALANGCPNLVKVKVKKCRGVTCEGADWLRANRGSLAVNLDSGEGEHPDASASDGGAQENGVEFTPVPSQISVPPIASSRAGRSMSFKSRLGLFSGRSFVVCTLRRWSSGSSSSRS